A stretch of Pseudomonas sp. CCC3.1 DNA encodes these proteins:
- a CDS encoding PepSY domain-containing protein: MSQPTPSFYNLAWRWHFYAGLFVAPFMILLALTGIIYLFKPQLDPLLYDHLINVSPGHHSLSADEQLRRVQATYPQGHINQYLPPINPERSAQFVVSNGGRELNVFINPYSGDVLGEQDAKLNLQAVARALHGELMIGTLGDRLVELAAGWGVVLVVSGLYLWWPRGQSAAGILWPRFSRRGRVLWRDLHAVTGFWGAALLLFMLISGMTWTGFWGKQYADLWNQFPAAMWNNVPKSDVEARTLNTAARQTVPWAMENTPMPVSGAHAEHMAHAAHSTGPAAPGITLQQVVETATTRKVEPGYSITLPTTAEGVFTLAVFADDPRNDATLHVDQYTGEVLADVRWQHYSNVARATEMGVMLHEGKLFGSLNQIAILLVCLMILLSSISGLVIWYKRRPQGGFGVPPLRHDLPTWKTGVVIILALAIVFPLVGASLIGVWLLDRLLMRVRSKRPHEQTS; the protein is encoded by the coding sequence ATGAGCCAACCAACCCCTTCTTTCTACAACCTGGCCTGGCGCTGGCATTTCTATGCCGGGCTGTTTGTCGCCCCGTTCATGATTCTGCTGGCGCTGACCGGGATTATTTACCTGTTCAAACCCCAGCTCGATCCGCTGCTCTACGACCACCTGATCAACGTCAGCCCCGGCCATCACAGCCTTAGCGCCGACGAACAACTCCGGCGCGTGCAGGCCACTTATCCACAAGGCCACATCAACCAGTACCTGCCGCCGATCAACCCTGAGCGCAGCGCGCAATTTGTCGTCAGCAATGGCGGGCGCGAACTCAATGTGTTCATCAACCCGTACAGCGGCGACGTGCTGGGCGAGCAAGATGCCAAGCTCAACCTGCAAGCCGTGGCGCGAGCCCTGCACGGGGAGTTGATGATCGGCACCCTCGGCGACCGCTTGGTGGAACTCGCCGCCGGGTGGGGCGTGGTCCTGGTGGTGTCCGGGCTGTACCTGTGGTGGCCACGCGGGCAATCTGCGGCGGGCATTTTGTGGCCACGCTTCAGTCGCCGCGGGCGGGTGCTGTGGCGCGATTTGCACGCCGTCACGGGTTTCTGGGGCGCCGCATTGCTGCTGTTCATGCTGATCAGCGGCATGACCTGGACCGGCTTTTGGGGCAAGCAATACGCCGACCTGTGGAACCAGTTCCCGGCGGCGATGTGGAACAACGTGCCCAAATCCGACGTTGAAGCCCGCACGCTCAACACCGCCGCTCGCCAAACCGTGCCTTGGGCGATGGAAAACACCCCGATGCCGGTCTCGGGCGCGCACGCCGAACACATGGCTCATGCCGCCCATTCAACTGGCCCGGCAGCACCCGGTATCACCCTGCAACAGGTGGTCGAAACAGCCACGACACGCAAGGTCGAACCCGGCTACAGCATCACCCTGCCGACCACCGCTGAAGGCGTGTTCACCCTCGCCGTGTTCGCCGATGACCCGCGCAACGACGCTACTCTGCATGTTGATCAATACACCGGCGAAGTGCTGGCCGATGTGCGCTGGCAGCATTACAGCAACGTCGCCCGCGCCACCGAAATGGGCGTGATGCTGCACGAGGGCAAACTGTTCGGCTCGCTCAACCAGATCGCGATTTTGCTGGTGTGCCTGATGATCTTGCTGAGTTCGATCAGCGGCCTGGTGATCTGGTACAAACGCCGCCCACAAGGGGGATTTGGCGTGCCGCCACTGCGCCACGACCTGCCCACCTGGAAAACCGGCGTGGTGATCATCCTCGCCCTGGCGATTGTGTTTCCACTGGTGGGCGCCTCGCTGATTGGCGTGTGGCTGCTGGACCGGCTGCTGATGCGGGTTCGTTCAAAACGGCCACATGAACAGACTTCATAG
- the cbiE gene encoding precorrin-6y C5,15-methyltransferase (decarboxylating) subunit CbiE: MSPWLTVVGIGEEGFSGLGKRARHALMNANKVFGGQRQLDLLPACIRAERLTWPSPFSMAPVLDLRHQPVCVLASGDPMLFGVGASLARRIPREEMRVLSSPSSCSLAAARLGWALQDVVTLSIVARPIAALNAHLHSGVRLLVLSNDGHSPAAIAALLRERGFGPSRLCVLEHVGGADERRIEASADDWTDPPIAALNLVAIECLADASAQPLSRVGGLPDSAFKHDGQLTKRDVRAITLARLAPLPGQLLWDVGAGSGSIGIEWMRAYPSCRTLAIEADEGRQQLIEHNRDALGVPGLQLIRGKAPHALEGLEPPDAIFIGGGVTREGVLDTCWQQLKPGGRLVANAVTLQSEMLLMSWRERHGGELTRIHIAQAQPLGEFDTWRQALPITLLDMIKPLDA; encoded by the coding sequence ATGTCGCCCTGGCTAACAGTTGTGGGAATCGGTGAAGAAGGCTTCAGTGGCTTGGGCAAACGCGCACGCCACGCGCTGATGAACGCGAACAAAGTGTTCGGCGGCCAGCGTCAGCTCGACTTGCTGCCTGCGTGTATCCGCGCCGAGCGACTGACGTGGCCGAGCCCTTTTTCAATGGCCCCGGTGCTGGATTTACGCCATCAACCGGTGTGCGTATTGGCCAGCGGCGACCCGATGCTGTTTGGCGTCGGGGCCAGCCTTGCACGACGCATCCCTCGTGAAGAAATGCGCGTGCTGTCATCGCCGTCGTCCTGCTCTTTGGCCGCCGCCCGACTGGGCTGGGCCTTGCAGGACGTGGTCACGCTGTCGATCGTGGCACGACCGATTGCGGCCCTCAATGCACATCTGCACAGCGGCGTGCGTTTGCTGGTGCTGAGTAATGACGGCCACAGCCCCGCCGCCATCGCCGCCTTGTTGCGTGAGCGCGGCTTTGGCCCCAGCCGTCTGTGTGTGCTTGAACACGTGGGCGGCGCGGACGAGCGGCGCATCGAAGCCAGCGCCGATGACTGGACCGATCCGCCCATCGCAGCACTCAACCTGGTGGCCATCGAGTGCCTGGCCGATGCGTCGGCCCAGCCGCTGTCACGGGTGGGCGGGTTGCCAGACTCGGCCTTCAAACACGACGGCCAACTGACCAAACGCGACGTGCGCGCCATCACCCTCGCCCGCCTCGCGCCTTTACCCGGCCAACTGCTGTGGGACGTGGGCGCGGGTAGCGGCTCGATTGGCATTGAATGGATGCGCGCCTACCCGAGCTGCCGCACCTTGGCCATTGAGGCGGATGAAGGTCGCCAGCAATTGATCGAGCACAATCGCGATGCGCTGGGCGTACCCGGCCTGCAACTGATTCGCGGCAAGGCCCCGCACGCCCTGGAAGGCCTGGAACCCCCGGATGCGATTTTCATTGGTGGCGGCGTCACCCGCGAAGGCGTGCTCGACACCTGCTGGCAACAGCTCAAACCCGGCGGGCGGCTGGTGGCCAATGCCGTGACCCTGCAAAGTGAAATGCTGCTCATGAGCTGGCGCGAGCGCCACGGCGGCGAACTGACCCGTATTCATATTGCCCAGGCACAGCCGCTGGGCGAGTTCGACACGTGGCGCCAAGCGTTGCCGATTACTCTTTTAGACATGATCAAACCTCTCGATGCGTGA
- a CDS encoding cobalt-precorrin-5B (C(1))-methyltransferase, with protein MRDETAEQPAPLRSGLTTGSCATATSLAAARLLLSGIGYDAVEITLPKGKKVQMRLEFCRLHDGGAEAGTIKDAGDDPDVTHGALLFSHVRLIAAPGIVFVAGQGVGTVTRPGLVLGVGEPAINPVPRKMMTEHLLQLAAEQGYRGGFEVTVNVQDGAALALKTMNPRLGILGGLSILGTSGIVRPFSCAAYIASIHQGIDVAKTNGYLHIAACTGNASEDTMRRVYNLPEIALIEMGDFVGAVLKHVRKVPVDKLSLCGGFGKISKLAAGHMDLHSRHSSIDLPQLAEWAAAIGADAALQQAIREANTSQQALAMCSAQGIALGDAVCQHALNFARSVVPAQVQIEVFAIDRQGAIVGHAGAFA; from the coding sequence ATGCGTGACGAAACAGCCGAACAACCCGCGCCCCTGCGCAGCGGCCTGACCACCGGCAGCTGCGCCACCGCCACCAGCCTCGCCGCCGCCCGCCTGTTACTGAGCGGTATCGGCTACGACGCGGTAGAAATCACCTTGCCCAAGGGCAAAAAAGTCCAGATGCGCCTGGAGTTCTGCCGCCTGCACGACGGTGGCGCCGAAGCGGGCACGATCAAAGATGCGGGCGACGACCCCGATGTCACCCACGGCGCACTACTGTTTTCGCACGTGCGCCTCATCGCTGCGCCCGGCATTGTCTTTGTGGCCGGGCAAGGCGTGGGCACCGTGACCCGCCCGGGGTTGGTCCTCGGGGTAGGCGAGCCTGCAATCAACCCCGTGCCACGCAAAATGATGACCGAACACTTGCTGCAACTGGCCGCCGAGCAGGGCTACAGGGGCGGCTTTGAAGTGACCGTGAATGTGCAAGATGGCGCAGCGCTGGCGCTTAAAACCATGAACCCGCGCCTGGGCATCCTCGGTGGGCTGTCGATTCTGGGCACCAGCGGCATCGTCCGCCCGTTCTCCTGCGCGGCCTACATCGCCTCGATCCATCAAGGCATCGACGTGGCCAAAACCAACGGCTACCTGCACATCGCCGCCTGCACCGGCAATGCCAGCGAAGACACCATGCGCCGCGTCTACAACCTGCCGGAAATCGCCCTGATCGAAATGGGCGACTTTGTCGGCGCTGTGCTCAAGCACGTGCGCAAAGTCCCTGTGGATAAGTTGAGCCTCTGCGGCGGCTTCGGAAAAATCAGCAAACTGGCGGCTGGCCACATGGATTTGCACAGCCGCCATTCCAGCATCGACCTGCCGCAACTGGCTGAGTGGGCCGCGGCCATCGGCGCCGATGCGGCGCTGCAACAGGCGATCCGCGAGGCCAACACCAGCCAGCAGGCCTTGGCGATGTGCAGCGCGCAAGGCATCGCCCTGGGTGACGCGGTGTGCCAGCACGCCTTGAATTTCGCCCGCAGCGTGGTCCCTGCGCAGGTGCAAATTGAAGTCTTTGCCATCGACCGCCAAGGCGCAATCGTCGGCCACGCCGGAGCTTTTGCATGA
- a CDS encoding copper chaperone PCu(A)C: MLNLSVFKHAVIAAALLLPACFANAHEYKSGDLQITHPWSQELPPNAPTVAAYFVIHNTGSTADRLLSAKTPIAGGAELHQHVMQGDLMRMQPVTDVAVAPGGTVTFGPMAYHVMLVDITDRSLLQDGKRFPLTLHFEKAGDIPVEVSVQKQPPEDSMEHQHAH, from the coding sequence ATGTTGAACCTGTCTGTGTTCAAGCACGCCGTTATTGCGGCGGCTTTGTTGTTGCCTGCCTGTTTTGCCAACGCCCACGAATACAAAAGCGGCGATCTGCAAATCACTCACCCGTGGTCACAAGAGCTCCCCCCCAACGCGCCCACCGTGGCCGCGTATTTTGTGATCCATAACACCGGCAGCACCGCCGACCGCCTGCTCAGCGCCAAGACCCCGATTGCCGGGGGCGCCGAGTTGCACCAGCACGTGATGCAGGGCGACCTGATGCGGATGCAGCCGGTAACTGACGTCGCCGTTGCCCCCGGTGGCACGGTGACCTTCGGACCGATGGCGTACCACGTGATGCTGGTCGACATTACAGACCGCAGCCTGCTGCAAGACGGCAAACGCTTCCCGCTGACCCTGCATTTCGAGAAAGCCGGTGACATACCGGTTGAAGTCTCGGTGCAAAAACAGCCCCCTGAAGACAGCATGGAACACCAGCACGCTCACTAA
- a CDS encoding cobalt-precorrin-6A reductase has translation MKRILLLGGVTEALAIARTLGPQHVYSLAGVGRVPTDLQCKVRVGGYGGAEGLAQYIREQNIELLLDATHPYAAQISQNAARAAALSGVPCWALRRPAWVAQAGDDWREVADWNELVDALRAFRRPLFTLGREPLAHLDEIPENQFWTLRALDVYPGNAHCEVIGARGPFLIDDERTLFDQRNIDVLISKNSGSSATEPKLEVARERGVPVLILQRPVLAKVDREFGAVDQLLEALGQRKNS, from the coding sequence ATGAAGCGCATTTTACTGCTGGGCGGCGTCACCGAAGCCCTGGCCATCGCCCGCACACTGGGCCCGCAACACGTCTACAGCCTAGCCGGTGTGGGCCGCGTGCCCACCGACTTACAGTGCAAAGTGCGGGTCGGCGGTTATGGCGGCGCCGAAGGGCTGGCGCAGTACATCCGCGAGCAGAACATCGAACTGCTGCTGGACGCCACCCACCCCTACGCCGCGCAAATCAGCCAGAACGCCGCCCGTGCAGCCGCCCTCAGTGGCGTCCCGTGCTGGGCCTTGCGCCGCCCGGCGTGGGTCGCACAAGCGGGCGATGACTGGCGTGAAGTGGCGGACTGGAACGAACTGGTCGACGCCTTGCGAGCGTTTCGCCGCCCACTGTTCACCTTGGGGCGAGAACCGCTGGCGCACCTGGATGAAATCCCCGAGAACCAGTTCTGGACCTTGCGCGCGCTGGACGTCTACCCCGGCAATGCCCATTGCGAGGTTATTGGCGCGCGCGGCCCGTTTCTGATTGATGACGAACGTACACTTTTTGACCAACGCAACATCGACGTGCTCATCAGCAAAAACAGCGGCAGCAGCGCCACCGAACCTAAACTTGAAGTCGCCCGTGAACGCGGGGTACCGGTGCTTATTTTGCAGCGCCCGGTGCTGGCAAAGGTCGATCGGGAGTTTGGGGCTGTGGATCAATTGCTGGAGGCTTTAGGTCAGCGGAAGAATTCCTGA
- a CDS encoding DUF2946 domain-containing protein, translating into MSRQRFAFAWIACFAVLFNMLAMSFSGAMAQSSQGSVEQFMMSSFCTSTGTKMVAVSLGKFDTNDTQPDDHSAMQHCWCCSGSAPLVALPAHIPSLYFAAIERGHSLIPQHLKHPTPRQQWPSLNPRASPLV; encoded by the coding sequence ATGTCCCGACAACGGTTTGCATTTGCCTGGATCGCCTGCTTCGCAGTGCTGTTCAACATGCTCGCCATGTCGTTTTCCGGGGCAATGGCGCAATCCAGTCAAGGCTCTGTCGAGCAGTTCATGATGAGCAGCTTTTGTACCTCGACGGGCACCAAGATGGTGGCGGTGTCGCTGGGCAAGTTCGACACAAACGACACGCAACCCGACGATCATTCCGCCATGCAGCACTGCTGGTGCTGTTCGGGCTCAGCCCCGCTGGTAGCCTTACCCGCGCATATTCCTTCGTTGTATTTTGCGGCCATCGAACGTGGCCACAGCCTGATCCCCCAGCACCTCAAACATCCGACACCGCGCCAGCAATGGCCCAGTCTCAATCCCCGCGCGTCACCTCTGGTCTGA
- a CDS encoding DUF2946 domain-containing protein produces the protein MSQIRGSWLSLFAMLMIFIGPLISQAVPMDHHGSMSMPMSMDMSMDMPAHGDHAAPQKPTAEHHALWEKCGYCTLLFSCPALPHTADITLLDAPRPQRYLSLQTRLGHAQQPIFPGARSRAPPAFV, from the coding sequence ATGTCGCAGATTCGCGGCAGTTGGTTGAGCCTGTTTGCCATGCTGATGATTTTTATCGGCCCGCTGATTTCCCAAGCGGTGCCGATGGATCATCACGGCTCCATGTCGATGCCTATGTCCATGGACATGAGCATGGACATGCCTGCGCACGGCGACCATGCGGCCCCTCAAAAACCGACTGCCGAACACCACGCCCTGTGGGAAAAATGCGGCTACTGCACGTTGCTGTTCAGTTGCCCGGCGCTGCCCCACACCGCTGACATTACCCTGCTGGATGCGCCCCGCCCCCAACGCTATTTGTCGCTGCAAACGCGGCTGGGCCATGCACAACAACCCATCTTCCCCGGCGCCCGCTCCCGCGCCCCACCGGCATTCGTTTAA
- a CDS encoding ABC transporter ATP-binding protein, translating to MTQLTLNQLAWTPLGHGHCHHQFQLRDANLHVAAGEFVGLIGPNGSGKTSLLRCAYRFSKPESGQVHLGPHNLWQQSPRWCAQRIAVVLQEFPDAFGLTVDEVVAMGRTPHKGLFDGDTEADRQLAKNALESVGLHGFEDHAFATLSGGEKQRVILARALTQQPELLILDEPTNHLDPRYQLELLQLVKRLNIGTLASIHDLNLAAAFCDRLYVINHGKIIASGTPREVLTVDLLRNVFGVDALVDEHPLSGYPRITWITQP from the coding sequence ATGACTCAGCTCACCCTCAACCAACTCGCCTGGACACCTCTGGGCCACGGCCATTGCCATCACCAGTTCCAACTGCGCGATGCCAATCTGCACGTGGCCGCAGGCGAGTTTGTGGGGCTGATCGGGCCTAACGGCAGCGGTAAAACCAGTCTGTTGCGCTGCGCTTATCGCTTCAGCAAGCCTGAGTCGGGCCAGGTTCACCTTGGCCCGCACAACCTGTGGCAACAATCCCCACGCTGGTGCGCACAGCGTATCGCCGTGGTGTTGCAAGAATTCCCTGACGCCTTTGGCCTGACCGTTGATGAAGTGGTCGCCATGGGCCGCACCCCGCACAAAGGGCTGTTCGACGGCGACACCGAAGCCGACCGCCAACTCGCTAAAAACGCGCTCGAATCTGTCGGCCTGCACGGCTTTGAAGACCACGCCTTCGCCACTTTGTCGGGCGGCGAAAAACAGCGCGTGATTCTGGCCCGCGCCCTGACCCAGCAACCCGAACTGCTGATCCTCGACGAGCCGACCAATCACCTCGACCCGCGCTATCAGCTGGAATTGCTGCAACTGGTCAAACGCCTGAACATCGGCACCCTGGCCAGCATCCACGACCTCAATCTGGCCGCCGCGTTTTGCGACCGTTTGTACGTGATCAATCACGGCAAAATCATCGCCAGCGGCACGCCACGCGAGGTGCTGACCGTCGACCTGTTACGCAACGTATTTGGCGTAGACGCGCTGGTCGACGAGCATCCCCTGTCCGGCTACCCCCGTATTACCTGGATAACCCAACCATGA
- a CDS encoding TonB-dependent receptor has product MNKYLLSSLCLLAINSAHADDTASSLMLPAATITAPEVDAERVDLKTATTAGSRLNLSSLETPASVESLTGAQIRARGDRSVQDAVTRTTGISFTGSPGNGGSAYSARGFVGEGSVMQLYDGTRMYSGAGTVTFPVDDWSVERIDVLRGPASVLYGEGATGAVINVIPKKPFSGAIENHIRVGYGSYDTRQQALDSGGSLTDTLSYRLNINHTQSNGWIDHGDSENTFISAALRWQASDDLAFTLSHDYGDQEPQNDFGVPLINGRYHKGLRDKNYNISDAKLHYNDQWTRLNSEWRINDSLTATNELYYLKAQRRWQNAENHAWDNASQSLMRSGYFSIKHEQEQVGDRQTFALSHDLFGLNSKTLVGMDYNRIHFNLHSNSPYTDVVDSQPIDLYHPDRGQWQSASPYRDQYTTTTQQVSLFAENRTELTDQLSLVTGVRRDMVHLDRDDFSVTGDATHSDRSLSANSWKVGLVYELTPDTSVYAQQATSVDGVGGLISLNQNQQNFGLAHARQTEVGFKQLFWDQRGEWTLAAYHIVKKDLLTTDPSDFTRTLQVGEQSSKGLEASLDLQLPYRWQLQANAAIVRAQYDKFDQGGVSLKGNRPAEVPRRTANLWLSKAVTDDVNAGAGVRYVDARYADLANTAVLPSYTVVDATVSWKALPKTTLGLRLNNLFNRQYALSQYNDGQQWIMGEPRSFFVTADYTF; this is encoded by the coding sequence ATGAACAAGTACTTGCTGTCCAGCCTTTGCCTGTTGGCGATTAACAGCGCACATGCGGATGACACCGCGTCGTCCCTGATGTTGCCCGCCGCCACGATTACCGCGCCTGAAGTTGACGCCGAACGCGTCGACCTAAAAACCGCCACCACCGCCGGTTCGCGCCTGAACCTCAGCAGCCTCGAAACCCCGGCCAGCGTCGAAAGCCTGACGGGCGCGCAGATCCGCGCACGCGGCGACCGCAGCGTGCAAGACGCCGTAACCCGCACCACCGGCATTTCGTTCACCGGCTCGCCGGGCAACGGCGGCTCGGCCTACTCGGCGCGCGGCTTTGTCGGCGAAGGCTCGGTCATGCAGCTGTACGACGGCACTCGTATGTACAGCGGCGCGGGCACCGTCACGTTCCCGGTGGATGACTGGTCGGTTGAGCGCATCGATGTGCTGCGCGGCCCGGCGTCGGTGTTGTACGGCGAAGGGGCGACGGGGGCGGTGATCAACGTGATCCCGAAAAAACCGTTCAGCGGCGCAATCGAAAACCACATTCGCGTCGGCTACGGCTCCTACGACACCCGACAGCAAGCGCTGGACAGCGGCGGCTCGCTGACCGACACGCTGAGCTACCGGTTGAACATCAACCACACCCAAAGCAATGGCTGGATCGACCACGGCGATTCTGAAAACACCTTTATCAGTGCCGCCTTGCGCTGGCAGGCCAGCGACGATCTGGCGTTCACCCTGAGCCACGACTACGGCGACCAAGAACCGCAGAACGACTTCGGCGTGCCGCTGATCAATGGCCGTTATCACAAGGGCCTGCGCGACAAGAACTACAACATCAGTGACGCCAAGCTGCACTACAACGATCAGTGGACGCGCCTGAACAGCGAATGGCGGATCAATGACAGCCTCACCGCCACCAACGAACTCTATTACCTCAAGGCCCAGCGCCGTTGGCAGAACGCCGAAAACCATGCCTGGGACAACGCCAGCCAAAGCCTGATGCGCAGCGGTTACTTCAGCATCAAGCATGAGCAGGAACAGGTCGGCGACCGCCAGACCTTCGCGCTCAGCCATGACCTGTTCGGCCTCAACAGCAAAACCCTGGTGGGCATGGACTACAACCGCATCCACTTCAATCTTCACAGCAATTCGCCCTATACCGATGTCGTTGATAGCCAGCCTATCGACCTGTACCACCCGGATCGTGGCCAATGGCAAAGTGCGTCGCCTTACCGCGACCAGTACACCACCACCACGCAACAAGTCTCGCTGTTCGCGGAAAACCGCACCGAGCTGACTGACCAACTGTCGTTGGTGACGGGCGTTCGTCGCGACATGGTGCACCTGGACCGCGATGACTTTTCTGTCACGGGCGACGCCACCCACAGTGATCGCAGCCTGTCAGCCAACAGCTGGAAAGTTGGCCTGGTCTACGAACTGACGCCGGACACCTCGGTCTACGCCCAGCAAGCCACCAGCGTCGATGGTGTGGGCGGTTTGATCAGCCTGAACCAAAACCAGCAAAACTTTGGCCTGGCCCATGCTCGCCAGACCGAAGTCGGCTTCAAGCAACTGTTCTGGGACCAGCGTGGCGAGTGGACATTGGCGGCGTATCACATCGTCAAAAAGGATTTGCTGACCACTGACCCGAGCGACTTCACGCGCACGTTGCAAGTGGGCGAGCAGTCGTCCAAAGGCCTGGAGGCCAGCCTTGATCTGCAACTGCCGTATCGCTGGCAGCTACAAGCCAATGCGGCCATCGTGCGGGCGCAATACGACAAGTTTGATCAAGGCGGCGTGTCGCTCAAAGGCAATCGCCCCGCCGAAGTGCCGCGCCGCACCGCCAACCTGTGGTTGAGCAAAGCCGTGACCGATGACGTGAATGCGGGCGCCGGTGTGCGTTATGTCGACGCACGTTACGCCGACCTTGCCAACACCGCCGTGCTGCCGAGTTACACCGTGGTTGACGCCACCGTGAGCTGGAAAGCCCTGCCAAAAACCACCCTGGGTCTGCGCCTGAACAATTTGTTCAACCGCCAGTACGCCTTAAGCCAATACAATGACGGCCAGCAATGGATCATGGGTGAGCCGCGCTCGTTCTTCGTAACGGCGGATTACACCTTTTAA
- a CDS encoding TonB-dependent copper receptor: MSRFTAASRLPHAQAVFPFALSTLCCALLAPAALAAETVDEHAAHANEISPLVITAVAPSSPLTLVTNPKDPRQPVPASDGGDYLKTIPGFALIRNGGTNGEPILRGMFGSRLNILTNGGQMLGACPGRMDTPTSYIAPETYDKLTVIKGPQSVLWGPGASAGTVLFEREPEHFGELGTRVNASVLAGSNGRFDKTLDAAAGGPLGYVRVIGNTAHSDDYKDGNGDTVPSRYDKWNGDVALGWTPDADTLLELTAGKGDGEARSAGRGMDGSQYKRESLGLRFEKSNIGEVLDKLEAQVYYNYADHVMDNYTLRTPSGTGMMAGPMASNVDRRTLGARIKATWRWADVQLISGIDAQTNEHRTRSGMGIDTYKNQNWSKDADFHNYGAFGELTWYAAERDRVITGARLDRASAKDFRARIGSGMMSMPNPTQDKTRADTLPSGFVRYEHDVSSSPATFYAGLGHVQRFPDYWELFSPKSGPAGSVNAFDAIKPEKTTQLDVGLQYKTQDLEAWVSAYAGVVHDYILFDYTQTASQAQNINARIMGGEVGAAYQLTSHWKADATLAYAWGKNTTDGKALPQMPPLDTRLGLTYSEDDWSAGALWRVVARQDRIDRNAGNVVGKDYGKSAGFGVFSLNGAYRINKNLKVSAGVDNLLDKNYSEHLNMAGNAGYGYPSSDPTAINEPGRTLWTKVDMSF, encoded by the coding sequence ATGTCCCGCTTTACTGCTGCCTCCCGTTTGCCTCACGCCCAAGCGGTGTTCCCTTTTGCCCTGAGCACACTGTGCTGTGCCTTGCTGGCTCCCGCGGCCCTGGCTGCCGAAACGGTTGACGAGCACGCCGCGCACGCCAATGAAATCAGCCCGCTGGTGATTACCGCCGTCGCCCCCAGTTCACCGCTGACCCTCGTGACCAACCCCAAAGACCCGCGCCAGCCAGTGCCCGCCAGCGATGGCGGCGATTATTTGAAGACCATCCCCGGCTTTGCCCTGATCCGCAATGGCGGCACCAACGGCGAGCCAATCTTGCGTGGCATGTTTGGTTCGCGGCTCAACATCCTCACCAATGGCGGCCAGATGCTTGGCGCCTGCCCCGGCCGCATGGACACGCCGACGTCCTACATAGCCCCCGAAACCTACGACAAACTCACTGTGATCAAAGGTCCGCAAAGCGTGCTTTGGGGCCCGGGCGCGTCGGCAGGCACGGTGCTGTTTGAACGCGAGCCCGAGCACTTTGGTGAATTGGGCACTCGGGTCAATGCCAGCGTGCTGGCAGGCTCCAACGGGCGCTTCGACAAAACCCTCGATGCCGCCGCCGGTGGCCCGCTGGGTTACGTACGGGTGATTGGCAACACCGCCCATTCCGATGATTACAAAGACGGCAATGGCGACACCGTGCCCTCGCGCTATGACAAATGGAACGGCGACGTGGCCCTCGGCTGGACCCCGGACGCTGACACCCTGCTCGAACTCACCGCCGGCAAGGGCGATGGCGAAGCCCGCTCGGCCGGGCGCGGCATGGACGGCAGCCAATACAAGCGCGAAAGCCTCGGCCTGCGCTTTGAAAAATCCAACATCGGCGAGGTGCTCGACAAGCTCGAAGCGCAGGTTTACTACAACTACGCCGACCACGTGATGGACAACTACACCCTGCGCACTCCGTCCGGCACCGGCATGATGGCGGGCCCCATGGCATCCAACGTCGACCGCCGCACCCTCGGCGCCCGCATCAAGGCGACCTGGCGCTGGGCGGATGTGCAATTGATCAGCGGCATCGATGCACAGACCAACGAGCACCGCACCCGCTCCGGCATGGGCATCGACACTTACAAGAATCAGAACTGGAGCAAGGACGCCGACTTCCACAACTACGGCGCCTTTGGCGAACTGACCTGGTACGCCGCCGAGCGTGACCGGGTGATCACCGGCGCCCGCCTGGACCGCGCCTCGGCCAAGGACTTTCGGGCGCGAATCGGCTCGGGGATGATGAGCATGCCCAACCCGACCCAGGACAAAACCCGCGCCGACACCTTGCCCAGCGGCTTTGTGCGTTATGAACATGACGTGTCCAGCAGCCCGGCCACGTTCTACGCCGGTTTAGGCCATGTGCAGCGTTTCCCGGATTACTGGGAACTGTTTTCGCCCAAATCCGGCCCGGCTGGCTCGGTGAACGCGTTTGACGCGATCAAGCCCGAAAAGACCACCCAGCTCGATGTCGGCCTGCAATACAAAACCCAGGACCTGGAAGCCTGGGTGTCGGCCTACGCAGGCGTGGTGCACGACTACATCCTGTTCGACTACACCCAAACCGCCTCCCAGGCGCAAAACATCAATGCCCGCATCATGGGCGGTGAAGTGGGCGCGGCGTATCAACTGACTTCCCATTGGAAAGCCGACGCCACCCTGGCCTACGCCTGGGGCAAAAACACCACGGACGGCAAAGCCCTGCCGCAAATGCCACCGCTGGACACCCGCCTCGGCCTCACGTACAGCGAAGACGACTGGAGCGCTGGCGCCTTGTGGCGGGTGGTTGCGCGCCAGGACCGCATCGACCGCAACGCGGGCAACGTGGTCGGCAAGGACTACGGCAAAAGCGCCGGTTTTGGGGTGTTCTCGTTGAACGGCGCGTACCGCATCAACAAAAACCTCAAGGTCAGCGCCGGGGTCGACAACCTGCTGGACAAAAACTACAGCGAGCACCTGAACATGGCGGGCAACGCGGGTTACGGCTACCCGTCGAGCGACCCGACCGCGATCAACGAACCGGGCCGCACGCTGTGGACCAAGGTTGATATGAGCTTCTAA